One genomic region from Augochlora pura isolate Apur16 chromosome 7, APUR_v2.2.1, whole genome shotgun sequence encodes:
- the LOC144472455 gene encoding uncharacterized protein LOC144472455 isoform X1, translating into MRMPAESSIYWDSVGSQRSTSGGSSGDACSSGSASRHYVDPWDLENYAYLRRHSVAGPTQQAPSPRRNHRRPAHHLSHEARAQSEYWYSSSVREPGYDAPAFVEELYCGPPRPANNSCYYQQPIYEDEVPDYVAPFPVYAPLSEIRHGGEFMEDHRRFRHRCKSTSMRDLHRSDLVDLQVPAATPIQIGKFSKHFKFKYNLLRETIVVDKRAINYPIIINYFQMLHVVWSRTTIRWCK; encoded by the exons ATGAGAATGCCGGCAGAGTCCTCGATATATTGGGACTCGGTTGGTTCCCAGCGGTCGACATCCGGCGGCAGCTCCGGGGACGCTTGCAGCTCCGGAAGCGCCAGCAGGCACTACGTGGACCCGTGGGACCTGGAGAACTACGCGTACCTGCGCCGTCACAGCGTGGCCGGCCCGACGCAACAGgcgccgtcgccgcgacgcAACCACCGACGGCCTGCCCATCATCTTTCGCACGAGGCTCGTGCTCAGTCTGAATATTG GTATTCATCCTCGGTGAGAGAACCGGGCTACGACGCACCAGCTTTCGTGGAAGAATTGTATTGTGGACCACCTAGGCCAGCGAACAATAGTTGCTACTATCAACAGCCGATCTACGAGGACGAGGTGCCGGATTACGTCGCACCGTTTCCGGTCTACGCGCCTCTCTCTG AAATAAGGCACGGCGGTGAATTCATGGAGGACCATAGACGCTTTAGGCACAGGTGTAAATCCACCTCGATGAGGGATCTCCACAG ATCCGATCTCGTCGACCTCCAGGTACCCGCTGCGACTCCCATTCAGATAGGTAAGTTCAGCAAACACTTTAAGTTcaaatataatcttttaagAGAGACAATTGTCGTTGATAAAAGAGCCATTAATtatcctattattattaattatttccagaTGCTGCACGTCGTTTGGAGCCGGACTACCATTCGATGGTGCAAATAG
- the LOC144472456 gene encoding uncharacterized protein LOC144472456, whose product MDDKGCLSSELETIIDEFSRIRDAYLGLKAFCDVQGEVLMMEKRSSSKLTEKFEKLSESYTLLDKRCALMTVKFNTEKQGLLKTIEELKEQCDHLRLVAMNHNGDDGQVNNLENDIAALKAELVLQTTKHTEEIAVLKQAHSDELLRYHMLLQNAKLAAASDVNKQQKRQKKSLKIQSTGGFRWPELTIEKISAAPKIAEVEKEPLEEVASKKRKLYRESDEDAISLL is encoded by the exons ATGGACGACAAGGGTTGCCTGAGTTCGGAATTGGAAACGATTATCGACGAATTTTCAAGGATACGAGAC GCGTACCTAGGTCTTAAGGCTTTCTGCGACGTTCAAGGGGAGGTTTTAATGATGGAGAAGCGATCTTCGAGCAAACTGACGGAGAAGTTCGAGAAATTGTCAGAAAGCTACACGCTTCTCGACAAGCGATGCGCATTGATGACGGTCAAGTTTAATACGGAAAAACAGGGTCTGCTGAAAACGATCGAGGAACTTAAAGAACAATGCGATCATTTGCGACTCGTCGCCATGAACCATAATGGCGACGATGGTCAAG tgAACAATTTGGAAAACGATATTGCAGCACTGAAAGCAGAGTTGGTACTTCAGACAACAAAGCACACAGAAGAAATTGCCGTTCTAAAACAAGCTCATTCTGACGAGTTACTCAGATACCATATGCTGCTGCAAAATGCAAAACTGGCGGCTGCATcg gaTGTAAACAAGCAACAGAAACGCCAGAAGAAATCGTTGAAGATTCAGAGTACAGGCGGGTTCAG ATGGCCAGAACTGACTATAGAGAAGATCAGCGCGGCCCCTAAAATCGCTGAAGTGGAAAAAGAACCCTTAGAAGAAGTTGCGAGCAAGAAAAGAAAGCTGTATCGTGAAAGCGACGAGGATGCAATTAGCTTGCTCTAA
- the LOC144472455 gene encoding uncharacterized protein LOC144472455 isoform X2 has translation MRMPAESSIYWDSVGSQRSTSGGSSGDACSSGSASRHYVDPWDLENYAYLRRHSVAGPTQQAPSPRRNHRRPAHHLSHEARAQSEYWYSSSVREPGYDAPAFVEELYCGPPRPANNSCYYQQPIYEDEVPDYVAPFPVYAPLSEIRHGGEFMEDHRRFRHRCKSTSMRDLHRSDLVDLQVPAATPIQIDAARRLEPDYHSMVQIVPPPHLDLNTYGHLKIDYTNSWNSLNRKISK, from the exons ATGAGAATGCCGGCAGAGTCCTCGATATATTGGGACTCGGTTGGTTCCCAGCGGTCGACATCCGGCGGCAGCTCCGGGGACGCTTGCAGCTCCGGAAGCGCCAGCAGGCACTACGTGGACCCGTGGGACCTGGAGAACTACGCGTACCTGCGCCGTCACAGCGTGGCCGGCCCGACGCAACAGgcgccgtcgccgcgacgcAACCACCGACGGCCTGCCCATCATCTTTCGCACGAGGCTCGTGCTCAGTCTGAATATTG GTATTCATCCTCGGTGAGAGAACCGGGCTACGACGCACCAGCTTTCGTGGAAGAATTGTATTGTGGACCACCTAGGCCAGCGAACAATAGTTGCTACTATCAACAGCCGATCTACGAGGACGAGGTGCCGGATTACGTCGCACCGTTTCCGGTCTACGCGCCTCTCTCTG AAATAAGGCACGGCGGTGAATTCATGGAGGACCATAGACGCTTTAGGCACAGGTGTAAATCCACCTCGATGAGGGATCTCCACAG ATCCGATCTCGTCGACCTCCAGGTACCCGCTGCGACTCCCATTCAGATAG aTGCTGCACGTCGTTTGGAGCCGGACTACCATTCGATGGTGCAAATAGTACCGCCCCCGCACCTCGACCTGAACACATACGGACACCTGAAGATAGATTATACAAACAGTTGGAACTCACTGAACCGCAAAATCAGTAAATGA